From one Trifolium pratense cultivar HEN17-A07 linkage group LG1, ARS_RC_1.1, whole genome shotgun sequence genomic stretch:
- the LOC123902775 gene encoding pre-rRNA-processing protein TSR1 homolog gives MAPTHQVNKSHKSRFSSKSSSNIHKTSVKDRLAIVKSDRNVGKGARAARLQRNKMIREQKRATVLKQRRELCGSKCPPRLIVLFALCATVDLESLADDLLSLLSKQSSAVLSGTVSSSEYRTRVTVLKAPHGDLLSCMEMAKVADLLVFVASTRSLCEETDSYFIDSFGNQCLSVFRSIGLPSTAVFVRDLPTEVKQRNELKKICTSSLASEFPEDCKFYPADTKDDLHKFLSLFKEQRLKTPHWRTQRSYLVANKVDAVYDGNSDKCTLVLSGYLRVRNLSVNQLVHVSGAGDFQLCKIEVLKDPFPLNSKKNQDLMDSDEMQDVEVIRTLVPDADNQESLVVENKPDLLAGEQTWPTEEEIKKAAEDRKQKKIRKRKLPAGTSEYQAAWINNESDEEVSDSDNEDGMVLDEGDESPGQEGNEYLDLDGDGASLRLGDSEDETDNESMMEVDTREKIEDELKELKEAHAADVEYPDEVDTPLDVPARVRFAKYRGLKSFRNSSWDPKESLPQDYAKIFAFDQKNAKFFAYDNFKRIQKHVLAKALELDEEGREDCIPVGSYARLHIKDVPSAAASKLCTLAKTAPVTACGLLKHESKLSVLHFSVKKHETYDAPIKAKEELIFHVGFRQFVGRPTFSSEFINTDKNKMERFLHAGRFSVASIYAPISFPPLPTIVLKRVGEDATVAAVGSLKTVDPARIILKRVILTGYPQKVSKRKASVRHMFYNPEDVKWFKPVEIYTKRGLRGRIKEPVGTHGATKCLLNGVLEQCDTVCLNLYKRAYPRRPTRYFPLL, from the exons ATGGCTCCGACGCATCAAGTCAATAAGTCTCACAAGTCACGATTCTCTTCTAAATCTTCTAGCAATATTCACAAAACTTCTGTTAAAG ATAGACTTGCGATCGTAAAATCTGACCGTAATGTCGGGAAAGGTGCTCGTGCCGCTCGACTCCAGAGAAATAAAATG ATTCGTGAACAAAAAAGGGCTACAGTTTTGAAACAAAGAAGAGAATTGTGTGGATCCAAATGTCCTCCGCGCCTAATT GTACTTTTTGCCCTTTGTGCCACTGTGGATTTAGAATCACTTGCAGACGATCTTTTGTCATTGTTATCGAAACAATCTTCTGCGGTGCTGTCAGGGACAGTTTCTTCTTCTGAATATAGGACCAGAGTAACG GTACTGAAAGCACCTCATGGTGATTTACTATCCTGCATGGAAATGGCGAAg GTTGCTGATCTACTGGTTTTTGTGGCCTCTACAAGGTCTTTGTGTGAAGAAACTGATTCTTACTTCATTGATTCATTTGGAAATCAATGCCTTTCTGTATTTAGATCTATTGGTTTACCAAGCACTGCTGTCTTTGTTCGT GACCTGCCGACTGAGGtaaaacaaagaaatgaactaAAGAAGATTTGTACATCTAGTCTTGCTTCTGAATTTCCTGAGGACTGTAAATTTTATCCAGCTGATACAAAGGATGATCTTCACAAG TTCCTGTCGCTCTTTAAAGAGCAAAGGCTTAAAACTCCTCATTGGAGAACTCAACGATCTTACCTCGTGGCAAACAAG GTTGACGCAGTATATGATGGCAATTCTGATAAATGCACCCTCGTTCTCAGCGGTTACCTCCGTGTTCGTAACCTCTCTGTGAATCAACTG gTTCATGTATCAGGTGCAGGAGATTTTCAACTGTGCAAAATTGAGGTTCTTAAGGATCCCTTTCCTTTGAATTCAAAGAAAAACCAGGACTTAATGGATTCAGATGAGATGCAGGATGTGGAG GTCATTCGTACTCTAGTTCCAGATGCTGACAACCAAGAATCTTTAGTTGTTGAGAATAAACCCGATCTTCTTGCTGGAGAGCAG ACATGGCCAACAgaggaagaaataaaaaaggctGCTGAAGATCGAAAGCAAAAAAAGATAAGAAAGAGGAAGCTTCCTGCTGGCACTTCCGAATACCAG gcTGCATGGATTAATaatgaatctgatgaagaggtGTCAGacagtgacaatgaagatggtATGGTGTTGGATGAAGGAGATGAGTCTCCAGGTCAAGAGGGAAATGAGTATTTAGATCTTGATGGTGATGGAGCTTCACTAAGATTAGGAGATTCTGAGGATGAAACTGACAATGAATCAATGATG GAAgtagatactagagagaagatCGAAGATGAACTCAAGGAACTTAAAGAAGCACATGCTGCAGATGTGg AGTATCCTGATGAAGTGGATACACCATTGGATGTTCCGGCTAGGGTGCGGTTTGCAAAATATAGGGGACTCAAGTCCTTCAGGAATTCTTCATGGGATCCTAAA GAATCTCTACCCCAAGATTATGCCAAAATTTTTGCATTTGACCAAAAGAATGCCAAATTTTTTgcatatgataattttaaaagaatccaAAAGCATGTTCTTGCTAAAGCTTTAGAATTGGATGAAGAAGGCAGAGAGGACTGTATTCCAGTTGGCTCATATGCTAGGCTGCATATCAAGGATGTGCCCAGTGCAGCGGCTTCAAAATTATGTACACTTGCAAAGACAGCCCCGGTTACAGCATGTGGCCTGTTGAAACATGAGTCGAAACTATCTGTCCTTCACTTCAG CGTGAAGAAGCACGAAACATATGATGCACCCATCAAAGCAAAGGAAGAGTTGATATTTCATGTCGGGTTTCGACAATTTGTTGGCAGACCAACTTTCTCTAGTGAGTTCATAAACACAGACAAGAACAAGATGGAGAGGTTTCTCCATGCTGGACGTTTTTCAGTTGCTTCAATTTATGCACCAATTTCATTTCCTCCTCTTCCTACAATAGTCCTAAAGAGAGTTGGAGAAGATGCCACAGTGGCTGCAGTTGGCTCACTGAAAACTGTTGATCCAGCTAGGATAATCCTTAAGCGTGTTATATTGACAGG CTACCCTCAAAAAGTATCAAAACGTAAAGCTTCTGTAAGACACATGTTCTATAATCCAGAGGATGTTAAATGGTTCAAG CCTGTAGAGATATATACCAAACGTGGTCTTCGTGGCCGAATTAAAGAACCTGTTGGTACACACG GAGCAACGAAGTGCCTTCTCAACGGGGTTCTTGAACAGTGTGATACTGTATGTTTGAATTTATACAAACGTGCATACCCGAGGAGACCAACCCGTTATTTTCCTTTACTATAG
- the LOC123902777 gene encoding protein TIC 21, chloroplastic: MQTLLPAAPCSGRFTAIPLSLSAISVPRLPRTLQPPNSFPSLPLKLPSFTSFSSHRPWKLPFTVTASSQTSPTVNPSNDESEKAKLDQVAKRLEKTARHFKRLGSLGFWGQLVCTVVSAVILSFSVVVTGRVTSPATFYATAGGIAAAFISVFWSFGYIRLSERLSRTANAPTKAPPRSDVVKSLQNGIVLNLLGMGAAILGMQATVGVLVAKALTSSANPYYQGIAPGSSPVLALDVFLVQASANTILSHFLGLVFSLELLRSVTLPPSEAVPFLKSA, from the exons ATGCAAACTCTTCTACCGGCGGCACCATGCTCCGGCAGGTTCACGGCAATTCCACTTTCACTCTCCGCCATTTCTGTCCCTCGTCTTCCCCGAACACTTCAACCGCCAAATTCATTTCCATCACTCCCTCTCAAACTTCCCTCTTTCACTTCCTTCAGTTCTCATCGTCCATGGAAACTTCCCTTCACCGTAACCGCTTCTTCCCAAACCTCTCCAACAGTCAATCCTTCCAACGATGAATCAGAAAAAGCAAAACTCGATCAG GTGGCGAAGAGATTGGAGAAAACTGCGAGGCATTTTAAGCGTTTAGGTAGTTTAGGGTTTTGGGGTCAACTAGTATGTACCGTTGTATCAGCTGTTATACTATCGTTTTCCGTTGTTGTTACCGGAAGAGTTACATCCCCGGCAACGTTTTATGCTACAGCTGGTGGAATAGCTGCTGCATTCATTTCAGTGTTTTGGTCCTTTGGCTATATTCGGCTCTCTGAGAGGCTTAGTAGAACTGCTAATGCTCCTACGaag GCACCCCCTCGATCTGATGTAGTGAAAAGCTTGCAAAATGGTATAGTATTGAACCTTTTGGGGATGGGAGCTGCTATTCTTGGGATGCAAGCCACGGTTGGAGTCTTAGTTGCAAAGGCTCTTACTTCCTCCGCCAACCCATATTATCAGGGAATCGCTCCTGGTTCAAGCCCTGTTCTCGCATTGGATGTCTTTTTGGTGCAG GCTTCAGCAAATACAATTCTTTCTCATTTCCTTGGCCTTGTTTTCTCACTGGAATTGTTGAGATCGGTCACATTACCTCCTTCAGAAGCTGTTCCATTTCTGAAGTCTGCATAA
- the LOC123902778 gene encoding reticulon-like protein B11, whose protein sequence is MVEPNRISVHHVLGAGLVADVLLWKNWRGGVAVLSSATTLWYLFECAGYNFLSFVANVILLLVVILFLWAKAANLLNRPLPPLPDLEISEETIAKHAEVLQIWINRALSVAHDIAIERDLFLCLQVVGVLWTISYIGSLFNFLTLIYICVLLSLSLPVLYDKYQDRIDEKLHVVHGVIHPHYQKICNIVLSIIPKRTSKEKKVQ, encoded by the exons ATGGTTGAACCTAACCGCATTTCCGTTCATCACGTTCTCGGCGCTGGCTTAG TTGCCGATGTGTTGCTATGGAAGAATTGGCGCGGCGGAGTTGCGGTGCTGAGTTCTGCAACCACATTGTGGTATCTGTTTGAATGTGCCGGTTACAATTTCTTGTCGTTTGTGGCAAATGTGATATTGCTTCTCGTCGTGATTCTGTTTCTATGGGCTAAAGCTGCTAATCTTCTTAATAG ACCTCTTCCTCCTCTGCCTGATCTGGAGATCTCGGAGGAAACTATTGCGAAGCATGCTGAAGTGCTGCAAATTTGGATAAATCGGGCTTTGTCTGTTGCACATGATATAGCAATCGAGAGGGATTTGTTTCTTTGTCTACAG GTTGTTGGTGTATTGTGGACAATATCTTATATTGGTAGTCTGTTTAACTTCTTGACTTTGATCTATATAT GTGTTCTTCTTAGCTTGTCACTTCCTGTGTTGTATGACAAGTACCAGGATCGAATTGATGAGAAGCTTCATGTGGTACATGGGGTTATTCACCCACATTATCAAAAGATTTGCAACATTGTCTTGAGCATTATTCCAAAACGTACAAGCAAAGAAAAGAAGGTGCAATAG